One Citrobacter amalonaticus genomic window carries:
- the dtpB gene encoding dipeptide/tripeptide permease DtpB, translating to MNTSAPTGLLQQPRPFFMIFFVELWERFGYYGVQGILAVFFVKQLGFSQEQAFITFGAFAALVYGLISIGGYVGDHLLGTKRTLVLGAIVLALGYFMTGMSLLKPDLIFIALGTIAVGNGLFKANPASLLSKCYPPKDPRLDGAFTLFYMSINIGSLLSLSLAPVIADKFGYAVTYNLCGAGLIVALLVYFACRGMVKDIGSEPDHLPMSFRNLLYVLIGTVVMVFLCAWLMHNVKIANLVLIVLSIVVTIIFFRQAFRLDKTGRNKMFVAFILMLEAVLFYILYAQMPTSLNFFAINNVHHEILGFTINPVSFQALNPFWVVVASPVLAAIYTRLGSKGKDLTMPMKFTLGMFLCSLGFLTAAAAGMWFADAQGLTSPWFIVLVYLFQSLGELLISALGLAMVAALVPQHLMGFILGMWFLTQAAAFLLGGYVATFTAVPENITDPLQTLPIYTGVFSKIGLVTLAVTVVMALMVPWLNRMINTPDTTQ from the coding sequence ATGAATACATCTGCACCAACGGGTTTGCTGCAGCAACCCCGCCCGTTCTTCATGATCTTTTTTGTCGAGTTATGGGAACGATTTGGTTATTACGGCGTTCAGGGTATCCTGGCGGTTTTCTTTGTTAAGCAACTGGGATTCTCACAAGAGCAGGCGTTTATCACCTTCGGTGCCTTTGCCGCACTGGTCTACGGTCTGATCTCGATTGGGGGGTACGTTGGCGACCACCTGCTCGGCACCAAACGTACGCTGGTGCTGGGCGCGATTGTGTTGGCGCTTGGCTACTTCATGACGGGAATGTCGTTGCTCAAACCGGACCTTATTTTTATCGCGCTTGGGACGATTGCCGTCGGCAACGGCCTGTTTAAGGCGAACCCGGCAAGCCTGCTCTCCAAATGCTATCCGCCCAAAGATCCACGTCTGGATGGCGCATTCACGCTGTTCTACATGTCGATAAACATCGGTTCGCTGCTGTCGCTGTCACTGGCGCCGGTGATCGCGGATAAGTTTGGCTATGCCGTCACCTACAACCTGTGCGGGGCGGGGCTGATTGTCGCGCTGCTGGTCTATTTCGCCTGCCGCGGTATGGTGAAAGATATCGGTTCCGAGCCAGACCATCTGCCGATGAGCTTCCGCAATCTGCTGTATGTCCTGATTGGCACCGTGGTGATGGTCTTCCTCTGCGCCTGGCTGATGCACAACGTGAAAATCGCCAACCTGGTGCTGATTGTTCTGTCGATTGTGGTGACCATTATCTTCTTCCGCCAGGCTTTCAGACTGGATAAAACCGGACGCAACAAGATGTTTGTGGCGTTTATTCTGATGCTTGAAGCGGTGCTGTTTTATATTCTGTATGCGCAGATGCCGACCTCACTGAACTTCTTTGCCATCAACAACGTTCACCATGAGATCCTCGGTTTTACTATTAACCCGGTGAGCTTCCAGGCGCTGAACCCGTTCTGGGTGGTGGTTGCCAGCCCGGTACTGGCGGCGATCTATACGCGACTGGGTAGCAAAGGCAAAGACCTGACGATGCCGATGAAGTTTACTCTCGGGATGTTCCTGTGTTCGCTGGGCTTTCTGACCGCCGCTGCGGCGGGGATGTGGTTTGCCGATGCGCAGGGACTGACGTCACCGTGGTTTATCGTACTGGTTTATCTGTTCCAGAGTCTCGGCGAGTTGCTGATTAGCGCGCTGGGGCTGGCGATGGTCGCGGCGCTGGTTCCGCAGCATCTGATGGGCTTTATTCTTGGGATGTGGTTCCTGACGCAGGCCGCTGCGTTCCTGCTGGGGGGTTACGTCGCGACCTTTACTGCCGTACCGGAGAACATCACCGACCCGCTGCAGACATTGCCGATCTATACAGGCGTGTTCAGTAAAATCGGGCTGGTGACGCTGGCTGTCACTGTCGTGATGGCGCTGATGGTGCCGTGGCTGAACCGGATGATTAATACGCCGGATACCACGCAATAA
- the uspA gene encoding universal stress protein UspA yields the protein MAYKHILIAVDLSPESKVLVEKAVSMARPYNAKVSLIHVDVNYSDLYTGLIDVNLGDMQKRISEETHHALTELSTNAGYPITETLSGSGDLGQVLVDAIKKYDMDLVVCGHHQDFWSKLMSSARQLINTVHVDMLIVPLRDEEE from the coding sequence ATGGCTTACAAACACATTCTCATCGCGGTTGATCTTTCTCCGGAAAGCAAAGTTCTGGTAGAAAAAGCCGTCTCTATGGCACGGCCGTACAACGCAAAAGTTTCCCTTATCCACGTTGATGTAAACTACTCTGACCTTTATACCGGCCTGATCGACGTCAATCTGGGCGACATGCAAAAACGCATTTCTGAAGAAACTCACCACGCACTGACCGAACTGTCCACCAACGCAGGCTATCCGATTACCGAAACCCTGAGCGGCAGCGGCGATCTGGGTCAGGTGCTGGTTGACGCCATTAAGAAATACGACATGGACCTGGTTGTTTGCGGTCATCACCAGGACTTCTGGAGCAAACTAATGTCCTCCGCGCGTCAGCTGATCAACACCGTTCACGTCGACATGCTGATTGTTCCGCTGCGTGACGAAGAAGAATAA
- the gorA gene encoding glutathione-disulfide reductase — protein sequence MSKHYDYIAIGGGSGGIASINRAAMYGQKCALIEAKALGGTCVNVGCVPKKVMWHAAQIREAIHMYGPDYGFDTTINKFNWDTLIASRTAYIDRIHTSYDNVLGKNNVDVIKGFARFVDAKTIEVNGETLTADHILIATGGRPSHPDIPGVEYGIDSDGFFELPALPERVAVVGAGYIAVELAGVINGLGAKTHLFVRKHAPLRSFDPMITETLVEVMNAEGPELHTHAIPKAVVKNADGSLTLELDDGRSETVDCLIWAIGREPATDDFNLAATGVKTNEKGYIVVDKYQNTSVDGIYAVGDNTGAVELTPVAVAAGRRLSERLFNNKPDEHLDYSNIPTVVFSHPPIGTVGLTEPQAREQYGDDQVKVYKSSFTAMYTAVTSHRQPCRMKLVCVGPEEKIVGIHGIGFGMDEMLQGFAVALKMGATKKDFDNTVAIHPTAAEEFVTMR from the coding sequence ATGAGCAAGCATTATGACTACATCGCCATCGGCGGTGGCAGCGGCGGTATCGCCTCGATTAACCGTGCAGCCATGTACGGCCAGAAGTGTGCGCTGATTGAAGCCAAAGCGCTGGGCGGCACCTGCGTTAACGTCGGGTGCGTCCCGAAAAAAGTGATGTGGCATGCTGCGCAGATCCGTGAAGCGATCCACATGTATGGTCCGGACTACGGGTTTGACACCACGATCAATAAATTCAACTGGGATACACTGATTGCCAGTCGTACCGCCTATATCGACCGTATTCACACCTCGTATGACAACGTGCTGGGTAAAAATAACGTTGATGTCATCAAAGGTTTTGCCCGCTTCGTCGATGCCAAAACCATCGAAGTCAATGGCGAGACCCTTACCGCCGACCATATCCTGATCGCGACAGGTGGTCGTCCGAGCCACCCTGATATTCCGGGCGTGGAATACGGTATCGACTCCGACGGTTTCTTTGAACTGCCGGCCCTGCCGGAGCGCGTCGCGGTTGTCGGTGCCGGTTATATTGCCGTGGAACTGGCGGGCGTGATTAACGGTCTGGGTGCCAAAACTCATCTGTTCGTGCGTAAACACGCGCCGCTGCGCAGCTTTGATCCGATGATCACCGAAACCCTGGTCGAAGTGATGAATGCCGAAGGGCCTGAGCTCCATACCCATGCGATCCCGAAAGCGGTGGTAAAAAATGCCGATGGCAGCCTGACGCTCGAACTGGATGACGGTCGCAGTGAAACGGTCGATTGCCTGATTTGGGCGATTGGTCGTGAACCGGCCACCGATGACTTCAACCTGGCGGCAACGGGCGTAAAAACCAACGAAAAAGGATATATCGTCGTCGATAAGTACCAGAATACCAGCGTGGACGGGATTTATGCGGTCGGGGATAACACCGGTGCCGTCGAGCTGACTCCGGTTGCCGTTGCGGCAGGTCGCCGTCTTTCTGAGCGCCTGTTTAACAACAAGCCTGACGAGCATCTGGACTACAGCAATATCCCTACCGTGGTCTTCAGCCACCCGCCGATTGGCACCGTAGGTCTGACCGAACCGCAGGCCCGCGAGCAGTATGGCGACGATCAGGTGAAAGTGTATAAATCTTCGTTTACTGCGATGTATACCGCGGTAACCTCACACCGCCAGCCGTGCCGCATGAAGTTAGTCTGCGTCGGCCCGGAAGAGAAAATCGTCGGCATCCACGGCATCGGCTTTGGCATGGACGAAATGTTGCAGGGCTTTGCAGTGGCGCTGAAAATGGGCGCCACCAAGAAAGACTTCGACAACACCGTCGCCATTCACCCGACGGCGGCGGAAGAGTTTGTGACCATGCGTTAA
- the rsmJ gene encoding 16S rRNA (guanine(1516)-N(2))-methyltransferase RsmJ — MKICLVDETGAGDGALSVLAARWGLEHDEDNLMALVLTPAHLELRKRDEPKLGGIFVDFVGGAMAHRRKFGGGRGEAVAKAVGVKGDYLPDVVDATAGLGRDAFVLACVGCHVRMLERNPVVAALLDDGLARGYADAEIGPWLQARLQLIHASSLTALTDITPRPQVVYLDPMFPHKQKSALVKKEMRVFQSLVGPDLDADGLLEPARQLATKRVVVKRPDYAPPLADVATPNAVVTKGHRFDIYAGTPLAD; from the coding sequence TTGAAAATCTGCTTAGTTGATGAAACGGGCGCCGGAGACGGCGCCTTATCTGTTCTGGCCGCCCGCTGGGGACTGGAGCATGACGAAGATAACCTGATGGCGCTGGTGCTGACACCGGCGCATCTGGAGCTGCGTAAGCGCGATGAACCGAAGCTCGGCGGCATTTTCGTGGATTTTGTCGGCGGGGCTATGGCCCATCGCCGCAAGTTCGGCGGCGGTCGCGGCGAAGCGGTGGCAAAAGCCGTGGGCGTTAAAGGCGACTATCTGCCAGATGTCGTCGATGCGACCGCGGGTCTGGGGCGTGATGCCTTTGTCCTCGCCTGCGTTGGCTGTCATGTGCGGATGCTGGAGCGTAATCCGGTAGTGGCGGCGTTGCTCGACGACGGACTGGCGCGCGGCTATGCCGATGCGGAAATCGGCCCGTGGTTGCAGGCGCGACTGCAGCTGATCCATGCTTCCAGCCTGACGGCGCTGACCGATATCACGCCGCGTCCGCAGGTGGTCTATCTCGATCCCATGTTTCCTCACAAGCAGAAAAGTGCGCTGGTGAAGAAAGAGATGCGGGTCTTTCAGTCGCTGGTCGGGCCGGATCTGGACGCCGACGGCCTGCTTGAACCGGCGCGTCAGCTCGCAACCAAACGCGTGGTGGTGAAACGCCCGGACTACGCGCCGCCGCTGGCGGATGTTGCTACGCCGAATGCGGTGGTAACCAAAGGGCATCGGTTTGATATTTATGCCGGCACGCCTTTGGCGGATTAA
- a CDS encoding alpha,alpha-trehalase, whose protein sequence is MINQQLQHAPSEEITIDVDLFYETDPCELKLDEMIEAEPEPEMIEGLPASDALTPADRYLELFEHVQSSKIFADSKTFPDCAPKMDPLDILIRYRKVRRHRDFDLRRFIENHFWLPEEYGTEYVSNPENSLKEHIDQLWPVLTREPQDHIPWSSLLALPQSYIVPGGRFSETYYWDSYFTMLGLAESGREDLLKCMADNFAWMIENYGHIPNGNRTYYLSRSQPPVFALMVELFEEDGVRGARRYLDHLKMEYAFWMDGAESLVLNQAYRHVVRMPDGSLLNRYWDDRDTPRDESWLEDVETAKHSGRPPNEVYRDLRAGAASGWDYSSRWLRDAGRLASIRTTQFIPIDLNAFLFKLESAIANISALKGERDVEALFRQKASNRRAAVNRYLWDEENGCYRDYDWRREQMALFSAASIVPLYVGMATHEQADRLGDTVRARLLTPGGIMASEYETGEQWDKPNGWAPLQWMAIQGFKMYGDDALGDEIAHSWLQTVNHFYQQHHKLIEKYHIASGTPREGGGGEYPLQDGFGWTNGVARRLIGLYGEP, encoded by the coding sequence ATGATCAACCAGCAACTGCAACACGCCCCGTCAGAGGAAATCACGATCGACGTCGATCTTTTCTACGAAACGGATCCGTGCGAGTTAAAACTGGATGAGATGATTGAAGCAGAACCGGAACCTGAGATGATTGAGGGGCTCCCCGCCTCTGACGCCCTGACACCAGCCGACCGCTATCTCGAACTGTTCGAGCACGTCCAGTCCTCGAAAATTTTTGCCGACAGCAAAACGTTTCCTGACTGTGCGCCAAAAATGGATCCGCTCGATATTCTGATTCGCTACCGCAAAGTTCGTCGTCATCGGGATTTCGATTTGCGACGCTTTATCGAAAATCATTTCTGGTTGCCGGAAGAGTACGGTACCGAATACGTCTCCAATCCTGAAAATTCCCTGAAAGAGCACATCGATCAGCTGTGGCCGGTACTCACTCGCGAGCCGCAGGATCATATTCCGTGGTCATCGCTGTTGGCGCTGCCGCAGTCCTATATCGTGCCAGGCGGCCGATTCAGTGAAACCTACTACTGGGACTCCTATTTCACCATGCTGGGTCTGGCGGAAAGTGGCCGCGAAGACCTGCTGAAATGTATGGCAGATAACTTCGCGTGGATGATTGAAAACTACGGCCACATTCCGAACGGCAACCGTACTTATTACCTCAGCCGCTCGCAGCCGCCGGTATTTGCGCTGATGGTCGAACTGTTCGAAGAGGACGGCGTACGCGGCGCACGGCGCTATCTCGACCATCTGAAAATGGAGTATGCCTTCTGGATGGATGGCGCAGAGTCGCTGGTACTCAACCAGGCCTATCGCCATGTGGTCAGAATGCCGGACGGTTCCCTGCTTAACCGCTACTGGGACGACCGTGACACGCCGCGTGATGAGTCATGGCTGGAAGATGTGGAAACCGCCAAACATTCAGGTCGTCCGCCGAATGAAGTGTATCGCGATCTGCGCGCCGGCGCGGCATCCGGCTGGGATTACTCCTCCCGCTGGCTGCGCGACGCCGGGCGACTGGCGAGTATTCGCACCACGCAGTTTATCCCTATCGATCTCAACGCGTTCCTGTTCAAACTGGAGAGCGCTATCGCCAATATTTCGGCGCTGAAAGGCGAACGCGACGTTGAGGCACTGTTCCGCCAGAAGGCGAGCAACCGACGGGCTGCCGTCAACCGCTATTTGTGGGATGAGGAAAATGGCTGCTATCGCGACTATGACTGGCGGCGGGAGCAGATGGCGCTGTTCTCTGCCGCCAGCATTGTCCCGCTCTACGTCGGGATGGCGACCCATGAACAGGCCGATCGGCTGGGGGATACCGTGCGTGCCCGCCTGTTGACTCCCGGCGGCATTATGGCCTCCGAGTACGAAACGGGCGAGCAGTGGGATAAGCCCAACGGCTGGGCGCCGCTACAGTGGATGGCGATTCAGGGCTTTAAGATGTACGGCGATGATGCGCTGGGAGACGAAATCGCCCATAGCTGGCTGCAGACGGTGAATCATTTTTATCAACAACATCATAAACTTATTGAGAAATATCACATCGCCAGCGGCACCCCGCGCGAAGGGGGCGGCGGCGAATATCCGTTGCAGGATGGTTTTGGCTGGACCAACGGCGTCGCACGCCGTCTGATTGGGCTGTATGGAGAGCCATAA
- the prlC gene encoding oligopeptidase A, with the protein MTNPLLTPFELPPFSKIQPEHVVPAVTKALNDCRENVERVVAQGAPYSWENLCQPLAEVDDVLGRVFSPVSHLNSVKNSPELREAYEQTLPLLSEYSTWVGQHEGLYKAYRDLRDGDHYATLNTAQKKAVDNALRDFELSGIGLPKEKQQRYGEIATRLSELGNLYSNNVLDATMGWTKLITDEAELAGMPESALAAAKAQAEAKEQEGYLLTLDIPSYLPVMTYCDNGQLREEMYRAYVTRASDQGPNAGKWDNSPVMAEILALRHELAQLLGFESYAFKSLATKMAENPQQVLEFLTDLAKRARPQGEKELAQLRAFAKAEFGVDELNPWDIAYYSEKQKQHLYSISDEQLRPYFPENKAVNGLFEVVKRIYGITAKERHDVDVWHPDVRFFELYDENNELRGSFYLDLYAREHKRGGAWMDDCVGQMRKADGSLQKPVAYLTCNFNRPVNGKPALFTHDEVITLFHEFGHGLHHMLTRIETAGVSGINGVPWDAVELPSQFMENWCWEPDALAFISGHYETGEPLPKELLDKMLAAKNYQAALFILRQLEFGLFDFRLHAEFDPQQGAKILDTLAEIKKQVAVVPGPSWGRFPHAFSHIFAGGYAAGYYSYLWADVLAADAFSRFEQEGIFNRDTGQSFLDNILTRGGSEEPMELFKRFRGREPQLDAMLEHYGIKG; encoded by the coding sequence ATGACCAATCCTCTACTGACGCCTTTCGAGCTCCCTCCCTTTTCCAAAATTCAGCCGGAACATGTGGTCCCGGCGGTAACGAAAGCGCTGAACGACTGCCGTGAGAATGTGGAACGCGTTGTGGCGCAGGGTGCGCCCTACAGCTGGGAAAATCTCTGCCAACCGCTGGCGGAAGTCGATGACGTCCTGGGGCGTGTTTTTTCTCCGGTCAGCCATCTGAATTCAGTAAAAAACAGCCCGGAACTGCGCGAAGCATACGAACAAACCCTGCCGCTGCTGTCGGAATACAGCACCTGGGTCGGTCAGCATGAAGGTTTATACAAGGCATACCGCGACCTGCGTGACGGCGATCATTACGCCACGCTGAACACCGCACAGAAAAAAGCCGTGGATAACGCGCTGCGCGACTTTGAACTCTCCGGGATTGGCCTGCCGAAAGAGAAACAGCAGCGCTACGGTGAGATCGCCACCCGCCTGTCTGAACTGGGCAACCTGTACAGCAACAACGTGCTCGACGCCACCATGGGCTGGACGAAGCTGATTACTGACGAAGCAGAGCTGGCCGGGATGCCGGAAAGCGCGCTGGCGGCAGCAAAAGCACAGGCCGAAGCGAAAGAGCAGGAAGGTTATCTGCTGACGCTGGATATCCCGAGCTATCTGCCGGTAATGACCTACTGTGACAACGGACAGCTTCGTGAAGAGATGTACCGCGCTTATGTGACCCGGGCGTCCGATCAAGGACCTAACGCCGGTAAATGGGACAACAGCCCGGTGATGGCGGAAATTCTCGCCCTGCGCCACGAGCTGGCGCAACTGCTGGGCTTTGAAAGCTACGCCTTTAAATCGCTCGCCACCAAAATGGCGGAAAACCCACAGCAGGTGCTGGAGTTCTTAACCGATCTGGCGAAACGCGCGCGTCCGCAGGGCGAGAAAGAGCTGGCACAATTGCGTGCTTTCGCGAAAGCCGAGTTTGGCGTCGATGAACTGAACCCATGGGATATCGCTTACTACAGCGAAAAACAGAAGCAGCATCTGTACAGCATCAGTGACGAACAGCTGCGTCCGTATTTCCCGGAAAACAAAGCGGTAAATGGCCTGTTTGAAGTGGTAAAACGCATTTACGGCATCACCGCGAAAGAGCGTCACGATGTGGATGTCTGGCATCCGGACGTGCGTTTCTTCGAACTGTATGACGAAAACAACGAGCTGCGCGGCAGTTTCTACCTCGATCTCTATGCCCGTGAGCACAAGCGCGGTGGAGCGTGGATGGACGACTGCGTTGGTCAGATGCGTAAAGCGGACGGCTCACTGCAAAAACCGGTCGCCTATCTGACCTGTAACTTTAACCGTCCGGTCAATGGTAAACCGGCGCTGTTTACCCACGATGAAGTGATCACTCTGTTCCACGAGTTTGGTCACGGCCTGCATCATATGCTGACCCGTATCGAAACCGCTGGCGTTTCCGGGATCAACGGCGTGCCGTGGGATGCGGTCGAACTGCCGAGCCAGTTTATGGAAAACTGGTGCTGGGAGCCGGACGCGCTGGCGTTTATCTCCGGTCATTACGAAACCGGTGAACCGCTGCCGAAGGAATTACTGGATAAAATGCTGGCGGCGAAGAACTACCAGGCGGCGCTGTTCATCCTGCGTCAGCTGGAATTTGGCCTGTTTGACTTCCGTCTGCATGCGGAATTTGATCCGCAGCAAGGGGCGAAAATCCTCGACACCCTGGCGGAGATCAAAAAACAGGTCGCCGTGGTGCCGGGGCCGTCATGGGGCCGCTTCCCGCATGCATTCAGCCACATCTTCGCTGGTGGTTATGCGGCGGGGTATTACAGTTACCTGTGGGCTGATGTGCTGGCAGCGGATGCGTTCTCACGTTTTGAACAAGAGGGCATTTTTAACCGGGATACCGGACAGTCGTTCCTCGACAACATTCTGACGCGTGGCGGGTCTGAAGAACCGATGGAACTGTTCAAACGCTTCCGTGGCCGCGAGCCGCAGCTCGATGCGATGCTGGAGCATTACGGGATCAAAGGCTGA
- a CDS encoding 23S rRNA (adenine(2030)-N(6))-methyltransferase RlmJ codes for MLSYRHSFHAGNHADVLKHTVQSLIIESLKEKEKPFLYLDTHAGAGRYQLSGEHAERTGEYLEGIARIWQQDDLPAELEPYISVVKHFNRSGQLRYYPGSPLIARQLLREQDSLHMTELHPSDFPLLRGEFQKDERARVARADGYQQLKAKLPPVSRRGLILIDPPYEIKSDYQAVVAGISEGYKRFATGTYALWYPVVLRQQIKRMVHDLEATGIRKILQIELAVRPDSDQRGMTASGMIVVNPPWKLEAQMNSVLPWLHSKLVPAGTGHTSVSWIVPE; via the coding sequence ATGCTCAGTTATCGCCACAGCTTCCACGCTGGCAACCACGCCGACGTCCTTAAACACACGGTTCAGAGCCTGATCATCGAGTCGCTCAAAGAGAAAGAGAAGCCGTTTCTCTATCTGGACACCCATGCAGGCGCGGGCCGTTATCAGTTAAGCGGCGAGCATGCTGAACGCACCGGTGAATACCTGGAAGGTATCGCCCGCATCTGGCAGCAGGACGACCTGCCAGCCGAACTCGAGCCGTATATCAGCGTGGTCAAACACTTCAACCGTAGCGGGCAACTGCGTTACTACCCGGGCTCCCCGCTGATCGCCCGTCAGCTGCTGCGCGAGCAGGACAGCCTACATATGACGGAGCTACATCCGAGCGATTTCCCGCTGCTGCGGGGTGAATTCCAGAAAGATGAACGTGCCCGCGTCGCCCGTGCCGACGGTTATCAGCAACTGAAGGCAAAACTGCCGCCGGTCTCCCGTCGCGGTTTGATCCTCATCGACCCACCTTATGAAATTAAATCGGACTACCAGGCCGTCGTCGCCGGGATCAGCGAAGGCTATAAACGCTTTGCCACTGGGACGTATGCCCTGTGGTATCCGGTAGTGTTACGCCAGCAAATCAAGCGCATGGTGCACGATCTGGAAGCGACCGGCATCCGTAAAATCCTGCAAATTGAGCTGGCAGTCCGCCCGGACAGCGACCAGCGCGGCATGACCGCCTCCGGCATGATTGTGGTCAACCCGCCGTGGAAGCTGGAAGCACAAATGAACTCGGTGCTGCCGTGGCTGCACAGCAAGCTGGTGCCAGCGGGTACCGGGCATACCTCGGTAAGCTGGATCGTGCCAGAGTAA
- a CDS encoding NAD(P)/FAD-dependent oxidoreductase has translation MRKQILIVGTGFSGMWAALSAARLLDKEANPNIDITVIAPQPELRVRPRFYENAVETLVAPLQPLFDITGVNFLRGTVDQLLPASKEVSWTDASGETRLQRYDRLVLASGSHVNRSQVAGAQAHAFDLDQLESAAVLEKHLQDLANQPESDARNTVVVCGGGFTGIEMALELPGRLRDILGAEAKTRVVVVERGAQPGSRYSEALRNVIVDASAELGVEWRVNAEVESVDASGVTLKDGQTIASQTVIWTVGVQANDLTTQIDAPRDRQGRLHVNANLQVVGYDDIFATGDVAYAATDDKGNHALMTCQHAILLGKFAGNNAAASLLDVAPLPYRQENYVTCLDLGAWGAVYTEGWDQQVKLTRAEAKKLKLSITRELIYPPKADKAAAFEIADPLAPFV, from the coding sequence ATGCGTAAACAAATTCTGATCGTCGGGACAGGCTTTTCGGGGATGTGGGCTGCACTCAGCGCGGCTCGTCTGCTTGATAAAGAAGCCAACCCGAACATTGATATCACAGTTATTGCTCCGCAGCCTGAGCTGCGTGTTCGTCCGCGTTTTTATGAGAATGCGGTTGAAACACTCGTCGCGCCGCTCCAGCCGCTGTTCGATATCACCGGCGTTAACTTTCTGCGTGGGACAGTTGACCAGCTTCTTCCCGCATCAAAAGAAGTGAGCTGGACGGATGCCAGCGGTGAAACGCGCTTACAGCGCTACGACCGCTTAGTCCTCGCCAGTGGCAGTCACGTAAACCGCTCGCAGGTGGCGGGTGCACAAGCCCACGCCTTCGATCTGGATCAACTGGAAAGCGCAGCAGTACTTGAAAAACATTTGCAGGATCTGGCAAACCAACCCGAGAGTGATGCGCGTAATACGGTGGTCGTTTGCGGCGGTGGTTTTACCGGCATCGAAATGGCGCTGGAATTGCCTGGCCGTCTGCGTGATATCCTTGGCGCAGAAGCTAAGACCAGAGTGGTCGTAGTTGAACGCGGTGCGCAGCCGGGCTCACGCTACAGCGAAGCATTGCGTAACGTCATTGTCGACGCCTCGGCTGAACTGGGTGTGGAATGGCGGGTGAATGCCGAAGTGGAAAGCGTGGATGCCTCTGGCGTTACGCTGAAGGACGGACAAACCATTGCCTCACAGACTGTCATCTGGACCGTGGGTGTCCAGGCTAACGATCTGACAACACAAATTGATGCCCCGCGTGACCGTCAGGGGCGGCTGCACGTCAACGCCAACCTGCAAGTGGTGGGCTATGACGATATTTTTGCCACGGGCGATGTGGCTTACGCCGCCACTGACGATAAGGGCAATCACGCGTTAATGACCTGCCAACACGCAATCCTGCTGGGCAAATTTGCTGGCAACAACGCCGCAGCCAGCCTACTGGACGTCGCCCCGCTGCCGTATCGTCAGGAAAACTACGTCACCTGTCTGGATTTGGGGGCCTGGGGCGCGGTCTATACCGAAGGATGGGATCAGCAGGTAAAACTGACGCGTGCCGAGGCAAAGAAACTGAAACTGTCGATCACTCGCGAACTGATCTACCCGCCGAAAGCCGATAAAGCCGCCGCATTTGAAATTGCCGATCCGCTGGCACCGTTTGTGTAA
- the uspB gene encoding universal stress protein UspB — translation MISTVALFWALCVVCIVNMARYFSSLRALLVVLRGCDPLLYQYVDGGGFFTSHGQPNKQVRLVWYIYAQRYRDHHDDEFIRRCERVRRQFILTSALCGLVVVSLIALMIWH, via the coding sequence ATGATAAGCACCGTTGCATTATTCTGGGCATTATGTGTTGTTTGCATTGTGAATATGGCGCGCTATTTCTCGTCGCTACGCGCGCTGCTCGTGGTACTTCGTGGTTGCGATCCTTTGCTCTATCAGTATGTTGACGGGGGCGGCTTTTTCACCTCGCACGGCCAACCCAATAAGCAGGTACGCCTGGTGTGGTATATCTACGCCCAGCGCTACCGCGATCACCATGATGATGAGTTTATCCGCCGCTGTGAGCGGGTACGTCGTCAGTTCATTCTGACCAGCGCGCTATGTGGGCTCGTGGTGGTCAGTCTTATTGCATTGATGATTTGGCACTGA
- a CDS encoding RrF2 family transcriptional regulator produces MAFYSSGVEYGIHSLMCMVDSKGDARDMSVREIADLQSVPYDYLAKIFTRLSKAGLVRSIEGKGGGFQLARPAEHITVLDVVNAIDGDKRIFECREIRQRLAVFEEQPPAWACEGICGVRSVMDMAQQRMEEALGQHTILDLARKMYRKAPETFVVEVQEWINVRKG; encoded by the coding sequence ATGGCATTCTACAGTTCCGGGGTTGAGTACGGCATTCATAGCCTGATGTGTATGGTGGATAGCAAAGGGGATGCCCGCGATATGAGCGTGCGCGAAATTGCCGATCTGCAAAGCGTGCCCTACGACTATCTGGCCAAAATTTTTACCCGTCTGTCGAAGGCGGGACTGGTGCGTAGTATTGAGGGGAAAGGCGGCGGTTTTCAGCTCGCCAGACCTGCCGAGCACATTACGGTGTTGGATGTGGTCAACGCGATCGACGGTGACAAGCGTATCTTTGAATGTCGGGAGATCCGCCAGCGGCTGGCGGTTTTTGAGGAACAGCCGCCCGCATGGGCCTGTGAAGGGATTTGCGGCGTCCGCTCGGTAATGGATATGGCGCAGCAGCGCATGGAAGAGGCATTAGGGCAGCATACGATTCTCGACCTGGCGCGCAAAATGTATCGCAAAGCGCCCGAGACCTTTGTGGTCGAGGTACAGGAATGGATTAACGTACGCAAAGGATGA